In Nocardia asteroides, the following proteins share a genomic window:
- a CDS encoding TetR/AcrR family transcriptional regulator, whose translation MARTTPDGTRRSERSRVAILTATRELIGETDYAKLTIEAIAARAGVGKQTIYRWWPSKGAVVFDALLAASEHPDHGGIELPDTGDITTDLRTVLRATATEFADPAFAGPIRALTTEIVNDAALAETYRERMELPLREAKKRRLRSAQQAGQLRADADLDLVVDLLYGPLTHRWLQRSGPLDDDFADALVEAVLRAFAPA comes from the coding sequence ATGGCACGCACCACCCCCGACGGCACCCGCCGCAGCGAACGGTCCCGCGTCGCGATCCTCACCGCCACCCGCGAACTCATCGGCGAGACCGACTACGCCAAACTCACCATCGAGGCGATCGCCGCCCGCGCCGGCGTCGGCAAGCAGACCATCTACCGGTGGTGGCCGTCCAAAGGCGCCGTCGTCTTCGACGCCCTGCTCGCCGCCAGCGAACACCCCGACCACGGCGGCATCGAACTGCCCGACACCGGCGACATCACCACCGACCTGCGCACCGTCCTGCGCGCCACCGCCACCGAATTCGCCGACCCCGCCTTCGCGGGCCCGATCCGCGCCCTGACCACCGAGATCGTCAACGACGCCGCCCTCGCCGAGACCTACCGCGAACGCATGGAACTGCCCCTGCGCGAGGCCAAGAAGCGCCGCCTGCGCAGCGCCCAACAGGCAGGCCAACTGCGCGCCGACGCCGACCTCGACCTGGTCGTCGACCTGCTCTACGGCCCACTGACCCACCGCTGGCTGCAACGCAGCGGCCCCCTCGACGACGACTTCGCCGACGCCCTCGTCGAGGCGGTCCTGCGCGCCTTCGCCCCCGCCTGA